atatatatattattcttaATGTGAAGACCTATGTATATTGCATACACAGAGCGAGAATGTGTGCATGATTGGATGTGTGTGTTGGTGTCCAAATAAATGCTCTTATAAGAATTGATGCCTTCCAGAAGGATACCCagaaaacaactggtagaattcACGATTTGGGTGGGGATCAAAGAAGAACTTCTTTTTATTATGAACAAATTTGTactctttggtttttgtttcttttagcaaatgcagaattttgctttaaaacttcattttaaaagcCTTGGAGTATACAGCACTaaccccaaaatgtctctccagtCCAGCATCTCTTCTCAATCTCCAAGGACCTGGCATTGCTCAGGCCTCAGAATTTCATCTCTGGGCCCTGAGCTCACCAACAAGAGTTTGCTCCTGAACCTTGCCCTACAGGCATCTTTGTGATGCCCTGATATGACCTGCCCCTCTCCTACTCAAACATCCCCCATGACTACCATTGCCCATGGCTCAAGATCAAAgccattgtatgatctcacttacatgaaatacttaaGAGTAAGCAAAtccataaagtcagaaactagaatacaggttaccaggggctggagtgaGGGTAGGAAATGGGGGATTAATGCTtcattggtacagaatttctgtttggagtgatggaaagtCTCAGTAGTGGACATTGTTGATGATAGCACTGAAGGATATAGATGAAAATGGTTAAGGGGGAGaattttagattgtatgtatgtgattagaataaaaatacatttttaaaaaaaccatagcACTGTACaacccaaacagtgaaccctaatataaaccatggaccatggttaatagtacaattagaataatattcttccatcaattatacaaatgtatcacactagtgcaagttgttaataatagcggggtatatgggaactctattttctgcatgcttttttttaaacctacaacttctgcaataaaaaataaatgagtaaataaaattgAAGCCATTAACAGTGCTTTCAGAGTTTCTCATAACCAGTCTTTGCTGCCATCTCTGACATCATTATCTCATGAACCCCTGGGACCACACACAGCCAAAGGATTTGGCCACCCTTGGTAGACTCAACTGGTTTGACTCAtttccccctttccctcttcctctctccttggcCTTTGTCTCATTGACCTATGTCACTGTTTGCTAATTATACTAAATGGCTACTGATTATCATTCAAGGTCTTATATGAGACCTTTTATCCACCATGACCACCATCTCCATCACCATCTCTCAGCCCTTAAGACCTGTCCAGGTGAGCTGGGATTATCCTGATCTGGGACTGTTCAACAACTAGACAGGGAGCACCTGGAAGGCACAACCTGAGGCTTCATCCTACCTGGAACAGAATGAGACTAGGAGCAGAGGTGAGGATGAGAAGGAATGCAGGGTGGATAAATGATGCAGGTGTTCCTCAACAAGAGATGGAAAACTTTTACCCCAGATGTCTCCTGTAAATCACTGGACTGGGCCACAGGGTAGGAATTTAGGGTCAGAAGAAGAGTAAATATCCAGAAGAGCAATGATCTTTGAAAACTGATTTCAGGGGAGAAAACCatgggaggagaagagaaagtCATTGGTGACGATGTCCTAACCAGCATCTGCCTATACATATTGCTGCCAATTCTCCCAGAAGCTCTGGGGGTTGGAGAATGGTCCCATGTTTGTGGTAAACACTCAATTttgaagacaaaaaataattcatttaagaTCACATGGCAAATTAGTAGAGGATCCAGCATTCAAGACCAGGTCTTtgtcacacaaaaacctgcataaTTTCCATTGACAGGCAGGCTGAGTAGCAGCCCTGTTTCTGGTGTCTCCTCCTATTCCCACTAATCAATAATGGAAGAATCAACAAAAAGATCTGCTCCCACATGGGAAGCAGAGGCAATGAGAGGGGGTCAGAGAAAAGACCAGAACAACCCACACTCACCATTCAAGCTCCTCTGACTGGTGGTCCCTCAGGAGCTCTCGCACCTCCTGCCGGCAGTGATCCTGGTATTCTGGGTGCTTTGCAAGGTTATACAGGACCCAGGAGAGGCCACTGGCCGTGGTGTCATGGCCTGAGAGGGAGCCAGATAGGCTTAAGCCTCTGGGCTGATTCAGTACCATTGGGTGGACAGCTCCCTTACATGTAAGCCCTCAAAGACGATGGGGAAGAATGTGGCAGAATGGGTGGTCCTGGGTCCACCCACCAAGTCCCAGGGATGGAGACTCCACTGCCCCTTCTGTAATCTCAAGGTGGGATCCTCACCCTCAAACATGAAGGTGTCAGCCTCTGCTCGGATGTCCTCATCTGACAGTTCCTTCCCATCTTCATCCTGGAGAGAAGGCAAGACTAACAGAATCACTCCAACTCTGAGAGCCTCCCACCATAACCGACACATTGTCTGAAGATCCATCATCATTCCAGAAACCCAGGCCCACCCTGGAATCCTAGAACTCACATCATCACCATCCCCACAGATCCCACCCCTCAAGCCACCTCCCTGGGAAACTTGCTTCTTGTTGGGTTATAATGGAGGAATGAATCATTGCTCTGTAggaattttttcatgtttctgcaTGAGAGCATTCTGAGATAAAAATTACTGGCAATCTGGGCTATGATACGATTGAATGGCAATATGCCTTGTAATTTAAAGATTGTGCATTGCTCCCCATGTATGATAGTGAATCCAGAGCATCCTTTATTGTCTACCCCCAGAGATGTTGTGAACTACAGACTTTGCTTCTTGCTATAGAGGATTTGTTTATACTCCAGAACAAAATTCTTGGTATatgtgtctgtctatctatctatctatctatctatctatctatctatctatctgtctgtctatctatctatctatctatctcagtTTCCCCAGAAGGGAATAGGGGCAGATGAGCTAGCTCACCCATATAATCAACAAGAATGATAATGTGAACTTTCCTCTGCTGTAGTGCAAACTGTTGCATGGAGAGCTGAAGCACTGGCCATGTCCTGATACCCTTGGAGTAATTTGAGCCTAAGAAACCATCATGATTATTCTATTTGCTACTGTAATTGCATTGAGTAACAAATGATCTGATTTGATGCCAGGGACTGATGTCTAAAGCATCTgccaatatatatatacaaactataACAGGGTAACTTATGAGCCTGTAATAAGGTAAATTCACATACCCTTCACAGTTTCAGACTGAACTGTTCCCTGCAGGCTACCTCACACAGTGACCTCTGATATGCATATCAGACCCATCTCTCCCATACTCAAACACCTACCAATCCTATCCAGTGCCCCCTGGATTGAATCCAAGTTCTTTGATCTGACATTTGAAATCAAGATCCAGTCTACCTCTTGAATTCAGATGCCAGAGAAGCCCACCTTGGCCAGCAGGAGCACATCAATGAAGTCCAAAGTCTTGGTCCTGGCCTTGTCCATGAGGAAGTCATCAGCACCATGATCAGAAAGGGTGCGGCGCCGCTCCTGGATGACAGCATCTGTGAAGTCATGCACCAGCCTGCAGGCCCTGCGGAAGCGCCATCCATTGGGAGTGAGGTGGTACAGGAAGTCCGTGTACAGGAAGATCTGCTGATTCCGTTTTGCTACAAGGGCACTGAGTTCCAGGATGGCTGCAATATATTTGCTGGGCTTTCTGCAGGAGGAGAGCACAAACAGAGGCAACAACTTACCTACCTGAAGTCAAGGAGCACTTCTCACTCAGAAGGTAGTAGCTACCTCCTACCATGAACCTGAGCATCCAGGAGAAGATGGCTCCAGAGATACATGGTGGGAATGACCCAGGAGGTGTGGCTCTCTATATTTATTTCTCTACCTGCATCCTCATCTCAGTGAACTGCTTCCCAGCCCCCATGTCTCTAGAGCAGAGCTTATATATCATGACTATCTCTCCTCTCATGCCCAATATTCCATCCTGTCCCTTCTCCCCCAACCTCTCTGCTCTCTCAGATATCATCCTCTCAACAGATCCATGGACCCAGTCTCTCCCTGGTAGCCTCATATCCAAAGCCAGCAAAACAGTCAGAAATCAGACCTACAGAGAGACTGATAACCAAAACTCTGTTCTGACCATATCCCTCATCTGCTTGCACCCTTCCATAGCTACCTAGAAACTTACAATAACATTCATACACCTTTGCCTGGTTTTCAAGAGCCTTAAGTTCTAGCCATCTACATCGCCCTAACCCCATTTCCTAGGTGCATCTTTGCTCTAATCATCCTAGCTTCCTTGCATATACTAAGTATGTCTACATCCCTACCTTGTCTTTCAATGCTTAACTCTCAcctacctcctccaggaaggatCTTCTAATTGCCATGGTCATTCATCTACCCCCAAACTACTACCTTGGGTCATGGTATGAAGTTCCCAGGACCTGGTGAGAACTCACTCTTGGCAGTGGCTGTCAAAGCTGAAGACACATTTCTGCAGACTGTCCAGAGTCATGAGGCTTATATGCTCAAACATGTCCAGGCGGGCACTGCCCTCTGATGCCAGGTGCCGCCACTTGGCCTGGCAGAGAGAGCGCAAGAAATGGAGCTGGGATATGTCTGCCCTAATTCCCTTCCCCGAGGCCAGCCACCTATCTGAACCCGTTCTCTTGGTCCTTCACCCTAGCCACCCACTTTCAAGAAGGAACAGGCTTGGGTGGGAAAGTTGTCACAGTTAAGACATGAAGAATCCATGACTGAGAGTCAGGAGATATGGGTTCAATCCTAGCTCTGACTCATGAGCTCTATATGCTCTTGATCAAGTTAACATCCTCCTCTGGGTACCAGCTGCCAAATCCCTAGTAACAGTTTGGATGATCTCCTTCAGTGTCAGATAAAGTAATTTAActtatagctgaataattttGAGCAAGCCCTTAATCTCTCTGAGATTCAATTTCATCATTTCTAGTATGGAAAAAATAGCCATCTCTACCTCTTAgggttatgaaaattaaattagtCAACATATATCTTAGAGTGGCACCATTTCTGACATACAgtgagtgcttaataaatgttagctttcatcaacttcatcatcatcatcatccttgtTATAGTATGGTTGCAAAAATGTTTCCTATATGGAAAAGGCAGTCCATCATGGACTCCAAACATCCCTTCACATTCTTGCTGGTCATGCCAAGATGGTACAGACCTGACAGTCTTTTCCAGGACCGTTTCTCAGGTTGCAGTGAGCAAGCTTGAGAGATGATATAATGTCTTCCCTTGGACAAAAATCAGGCTTGCTTCTGCTtcctataaaattgcagatcccCTAAACTTAGTGTTTCCTTCGTATAATGCAACAGTCTGCATCTGCAGGTGTCCATTTGGGGATGTTTGTGTCCCCACTATGAGATTTGGGTGGCTTGGGGAAAGAATACGAACCAACATGAAGCATACATTGCTTGATGTGCCGTGAATAGaaaagtcctttgtctctgacccaagaGTCTCGTGCCTTCTGGCAGAATCCATGAAATAGTTACAAGCTAGCTTGTCAGATTACAAGTAGGGAAAAAACACAGACAGTTCATAAAATCTTTTTCCCCAGTGTTTCGCCTCTTCCTATAGCCATGTCCTTTACAATGCAACTTTGCAGCAATTTCCACTAAGAAGTAGACAATTTCCTCACCCTCTGATTTTAGGCTGGTGTTGTGATTTCCTTGGTCTAATAGAGCACAGTGATAATGACATGGCAGTTCTCAACATAGGCTTCCAAAGGCATTTCAGTTTTATCTCACTCTCTTGGAACCCTGCCTCTGCCATGTGTGAAATCCTGGGATGTCTGCTGGAGGGTAAGATATCACCTTGGAGGGAAGTCCAGTTGACCCAGCAGAGGCTGTCCTGGGTAAACTTGAGACAGCCAAGATCCAACCATGTGAGATAGGTGAGGAAGGAACAGCAGATCTGTCTACCTGACACTCAGCTGATCACATATACATTAGTGAGCCCAAGTCCAGAAGAACCAGTCAACTGACCCATAGACTTCTAGGCAATAATAAGTTTTTATTGTTTCAAACCAATGAGTTTTGAAGTGGTTATTCAACAACAGCCAATGTGCACTCTTTGTCATTATTCATGAATCCTTAGGATTCTGGGAGGGAGATTAGAAACTCCACCTTCTAATCACCTACCATATTCTAGAGACATGATTCCATAAGTCACCTTGATCACCCACCGAAGTAGAGATCATTATCCCTATTacgcagatgaggaaactgaggcacagagagaaagagcaatGGACTCAAAGCCACACAAGAGAGCCAAGATTCCAGACAAGATGTGTCTGGGGTCCCTTCCACCAAAGGCTCCATCTGGGACCCCTGGTTCAAGGGACTCACATGCATGATGTTCGCACTCTCATTGAAAATCTTCATATAGGGCTTCAGGATGTTGAAGTGGAAGGCAGGTGTCAGCATGCGGCGGTGGCGGCTCCACTTGTCACCAGCACTCAGCAGGAGCCCATCCCCTAGTAGAGGCAGCCAGGGGCAGTGGCAGAGGGCACCCCTTCCCCTAGCCCCCTAGGGTGTCCCCAACCTCTGTTTCCTACAGTTACTCACCCAACCAGGGCTTCAGGAAGTGGTAGAAGACCACATCTTTGGGTGCGATGGTGGCTGACATGAGAGATGGGCCATCAGGTGTCATAAGGAGATTGGGGAGGGACCTCAGGTGGGGTCTGCCCATTCTCCCACCAAGCCCAGCATAGCAGTAATGGGGCCATGCACAGAGAGAGCAAGCAGGAGGAGGAGACAAGGGGTGACCAGACCAAGCTGCGGCACCACAGGAGATCAAAGACAGAGCACACAGGCACACTTCAGCATGCTTAGATACACCAAGACATAGCTCCACACACCCTGTCACACCATGCATGTCTCCTCCACAGTTCAACATGTTCTGAAACACCTGAGTGCAGCCCAACATTCTACAACATTTATTAAGTTGACCTagaacaccccaatcatcccAGCTTTGTATGACATATCCTGATATGGACCTTGACATCTGTCATGGTGACAATATTCACGACCTTCCCAATGTGTGCAAAACTTGAAAGAGTATGCAGTGTCTTAGACCAAAGACCATCTGACATTTCAGCTTGACCCACAGAAGCACCCCAGCCATAAAAGGTATATGGACAATTTTGCATCCCCAAATTGACCAAATGTGACCTAGGGATACCTTATACCTGCCTTATACCCAATTCAAACAAGCTGCCAGATATTTTTAAGAGGATCCATGGGTCACAGTCACATTCTAGCACTGACCTCAAACAAGACATAAACATGACTCATGTGATCAGAAGGAGAACCAGACTGTTTTAAACAGCACCTCTGACAAGGACCTGATAGACATGGACTTCACCCAAAGATCTTTGGCCACAGCTGAGCCTGAGACCATGTCCCTATGATTCCAGGTGTAAGTACACAGTGCTCTGGCTACACAGCAGACATCACACAGACTTGCCCTAGACAGGACCAGACATGACTGGTGGAGGGTTCTTCCTGCACTTTTCAGTCAATCGATTCCCTTTCTTTGCTTAGATACCAACAACCAGAGAGATGAAGGACCTGGCCACAGTCACTCTCTACCACTGCACACTGCATCACCATGCCCCTTGCATAAAAATTCTTGCTCATAGTTCCAGACCCAGATCCTGCAACCCCTCTTCAAGGAAGCCTTCCAGCCTGTCATGCATCTCCTCTGGGCTGTCCCAGCCCATTGCTCTCTATCTGCCCCATTCTGACCACACAGTGTTGAGGGTATCTGTACCCTCCATCTCTCCAACACTGGGAGATCCTCCAGAACTTCATTGGGATTGTTAGGCCTTATATGGCCCTACTAGTGTCTAGAATGACAGCGTGGGGGGCTGACAGTGAGATGAATGTTGCTGAGTATGTAAAAGAAGGAGAATGAGAAAGTTGGATGAGTGAGGAGAGGGGATGTGGGGCCAGGTATCCCTGCAGAAGCCCTCACAAGCTTTGGATGAAGGACCTCAACACCCTTGGGATCCCCACAGCACCCATCACCACAAGCTCTGCATGGGTACCTGAGGCATTGGTGACACACCGGATGACATCTGGGTGGAACAGACTGATGACAGGGATGGTGGGCCCCATCCAGGCCACAAAAGCCTGGGAGTAGGTGGCTACCAGCTGAGATAGTTTCAACATGCCCTGCTCACTGGGGTTGACCTGTAAGTGAAGTGGGGGGTAGTCATCTCCCCAAGAGGAATCCCTGGCCGTCCCCCACCTCCTTGCCAGCCTCTGCATAAACAGTGTGTAGTGGCTCTGCTATGATATAATGAATCAAGTGTCCCTAGAGCCAGAAGATCCTGGAGTCTTCAAGTACTAAGGGCTTGACCCAGGTCAGACACAGAAGACATGTTCTCTGCCCACTGAGAGGCAGAGCTTGGGTGAAGAAGAGAGATTTTCTCATCTGGGAGAGTTTCCAGAATAGTGGATAGCTTGAAGGAGAGGGCCCATGGGGCAAAGCCCAAGGAGGAGGTCCTGTAGGGAGATCCTGAATGGAGGTCTACAGACAGGTAACTTCCAGTCTTGGAATCCCCACGGCGATGGACGTGGACTCTGATTGTCTATAAGAACGGTGCTCTCATTAGGAGCATCACCTGTATACCACCCAGGGGCAGATTGTCACTGTGCACCTTCTCCCTGAACCTACAGACATGTCCTTTGATGGGCCATTCAAATATGAAGAAACTGGGGCCACATCCACCAAATAGGCATGGTGAATCATCTGCCCTTGTCCCATAGGATGCCCAGGCTTCTCTGAGCTGGTGGACATATATTGTTGTCACATTTGTGACCTGCTACCTATTCCCTGGAGCAAGGAGTTAATGTGCTGGGTGAAATTGGTCTAGAGAGGGAAAGTGACAGCAAGACGGACAGGAGGAGGGAAAGGCTATTGAGACTAGCCTCCAAGGCAAGATGGGAGGCAGAACTGCAGTAACTTTATGACAGTCTCATGGTCTTTTGGAATTCCAAGACCCAGAATCTCAAAAAACCTCCAGGAAAAGCTTGATAGTGTCACTGTTTCCCAAACTTTAGTTCTTAGGCCAGGCAGAGGAGAAGCTGCTCAGCTATAGGCATCCTACAGTTGGTCTGGAGAGGGGAGCATCTGGGAGTTCCTCCCTATGGC
Above is a window of Choloepus didactylus isolate mChoDid1 chromosome 25, mChoDid1.pri, whole genome shotgun sequence DNA encoding:
- the LOC119520422 gene encoding cytochrome P450 4F2-like isoform X1, which produces MPLLSLSWLGLGPMAPSPWLLLLLIGASWLLACALAWSFTFYEKYHHLRCFPQPPKLNWFLGHVGLVNPSEQGMLKLSQLVATYSQAFVAWMGPTIPVISLFHPDVIRCVTNASATIAPKDVVFYHFLKPWLGDGLLLSAGDKWSRHRRMLTPAFHFNILKPYMKIFNESANIMHAKWRHLASEGSARLDMFEHISLMTLDSLQKCVFSFDSHCQEKPSKYIAAILELSALVAKRNQQIFLYTDFLYHLTPNGWRFRRACRLVHDFTDAVIQERRRTLSDHGADDFLMDKARTKTLDFIDVLLLAKDEDGKELSDEDIRAEADTFMFEGHDTTASGLSWVLYNLAKHPEYQDHCRQEVRELLRDHQSEELEWDDLANLPFLTMCIKESLRLHPPVPVISRCCTQDVVLPDGQIIPKGVICLVSIFGTHHNPSVWPDPEVYDPFRFDPEKIQKRSPLAFIPFSAGPRNCIGQVFAMSEMKAVLALTLLRFRVLLDQTKPRRKPELILRAEEGLWLRVEPLSAGSPGSTATRP
- the LOC119520422 gene encoding cytochrome P450 4F3-like isoform X3 codes for the protein MLPSAPKTELVLGSCGPATIAPKDVVFYHFLKPWLGDGLLLSAGDKWSRHRRMLTPAFHFNILKPYMKIFNESANIMHAKWRHLASEGSARLDMFEHISLMTLDSLQKCVFSFDSHCQEKPSKYIAAILELSALVAKRNQQIFLYTDFLYHLTPNGWRFRRACRLVHDFTDAVIQERRRTLSDHGADDFLMDKARTKTLDFIDVLLLAKDEDGKELSDEDIRAEADTFMFEGHDTTASGLSWVLYNLAKHPEYQDHCRQEVRELLRDHQSEELEWDDLANLPFLTMCIKESLRLHPPVPVISRCCTQDVVLPDGQIIPKGVICLVSIFGTHHNPSVWPDPEVYDPFRFDPEKIQKRSPLAFIPFSAGPRNCIGQVFAMSEMKAVLALTLLRFRVLLDQTKPRRKPELILRAEEGLWLRVEPLSAGSPGSTATRP
- the LOC119520422 gene encoding cytochrome P450 4F2-like isoform X2 codes for the protein MPLLSLSWLGLGPMAPSPWLLLLLIGASWLLACALAWSFTFYEKYHHLRCFPQPPKLNWFLGHVGLVNPSEQGMLKLSQLVATYSQAFVAWMGPTIPVISLFHPDVIRCVTNASATIAPKDVVFYHFLKPWLGDGLLLSAGDKWSRHRRMLTPAFHFNILKPYMKIFNESANIMHAKWRHLASEGSARLDMFEHISLMTLDSLQKCVFSFDSHCQEKPSKYIAAILELSALVAKRNQQIFLYTDFLYHLTPNGWRFRRACRLVHDFTDAVIQERRRTLSDHGADDFLMDKARTKTLDFIDVLLLAKDEDGKELSDEDIRAEADTFMFEGHDTTASGLSWVLYNLAKHPEYQDHCRQEVRELLRDHQSEELEWDDLANLPFLTMCIKESLRLHPPVPVISRCCTQDVVLPDGQIIPKGVICLVSIFGTHHNPSVWPDPEVYDPFRFDPEKIQKRSPLAFIPFSAGPRFSPCPR